From one Streptomyces sp. NBC_01478 genomic stretch:
- a CDS encoding OsmC family protein, protein MTDNPLRQVTVDRTAPGRFTAANARGGTIDFGTAAGGATEFTPVELLLAAIGGCTAADVDVATTRHAEPDGFTVTVTGNKVSDDLGNRMTDLAVTFAVTFPEGEAGDRARAILPRAVTVSHDRLCTVSRTVETGTPVTVTIKDA, encoded by the coding sequence ATGACCGACAACCCCCTGCGCCAAGTCACCGTCGACCGCACCGCCCCCGGCCGCTTCACCGCGGCCAACGCCCGCGGCGGCACGATCGACTTCGGTACCGCCGCCGGCGGCGCCACCGAGTTCACCCCGGTCGAGCTGCTGCTCGCCGCGATCGGGGGCTGTACCGCGGCCGACGTGGATGTGGCGACCACTCGGCACGCGGAACCGGACGGGTTCACCGTCACCGTGACCGGCAACAAGGTCAGCGACGATCTGGGCAATCGGATGACCGACCTGGCGGTCACCTTCGCCGTGACCTTCCCGGAGGGGGAGGCCGGGGACCGGGCCCGCGCGATCCTGCCCCGCGCCGTCACCGTCTCCCACGACCGGCTGTGCACGGTCAGCCGTACGGTCGAGACCGGCACGCCCGTCACCGTGACGATCAAGGACGCCTGA
- a CDS encoding N-acetylmuramoyl-L-alanine amidase has protein sequence MQQSSRRRSPRKALAAILAGGTVAAGCFAVLPSTAQAAQTPAADRQSAFTDAAEEFGVPLPVLLAVSYQESRWDDHDGQYNTSGGYGPMNLTDVTATMVSGGSAGAAGRGDLTALTSAPALHTLDTAAELTGTQAARLRTDDRENIRAGAALLASYERELTGKSSADPADWYGAVARYSQSSDRKAAQLFADRVFRTVSSGAARTTLDGQHVHLAAERSVHPETGQLSELKLKAAVSATDTECPPTVDCTFLAAAATNGQVAGRPDDGVQIKYIVLHDTESSYDAAIKTFQTVGSGDSAHYVMRASDAAVTQMTHTKDIAFHAGNYWFNMHSIGIEHEGHAAHGATWYSQAQYQATADLVTYLAAKYDIPLDREHIIGHDNVPGPQDSYVPGMHWDPGPYWDWTAFMDMVAPAEGPSAQSAARHVPTVGSAITVSPRFATNEQTVQICPADDPTGATTACTDSTEPANFLPVRTAPSADAPLFADPAVHPGASAGTDSIHDWGSTVQAGQQFVVADVDGDWTAIWFSGAKVWFYNPHGVNTCPAPDATVLHSGDQPATLYGSGYPQASEYPSGLSPSTQKPLTVYAFPAGQAYVATQPPVSADDFFVSGDRYVTGAAKYYTIQYNHRVVLVDASQVS, from the coding sequence TTGCAGCAATCCTCACGTAGAAGATCACCCCGGAAGGCGCTGGCCGCGATCCTGGCCGGCGGCACCGTGGCCGCGGGCTGTTTCGCCGTTCTGCCGTCCACGGCACAGGCCGCCCAGACCCCTGCCGCCGACCGGCAGTCCGCCTTCACCGACGCGGCCGAGGAGTTCGGCGTACCGCTGCCCGTGCTGCTGGCGGTGTCGTACCAGGAGTCGCGGTGGGACGACCACGACGGGCAGTACAACACCTCGGGCGGCTACGGCCCGATGAACCTCACGGACGTCACCGCCACGATGGTCTCCGGAGGTTCGGCGGGTGCCGCCGGCCGCGGCGACCTCACCGCGCTGACCTCGGCCCCGGCCCTGCACACCCTCGACACGGCGGCCGAACTCACCGGCACCCAGGCGGCGCGACTGCGCACCGACGACCGCGAGAACATCCGGGCCGGTGCCGCCCTGCTCGCCTCGTACGAGCGGGAGTTGACGGGGAAGAGCTCCGCCGACCCGGCCGACTGGTACGGAGCGGTGGCCAGGTACAGCCAGTCGTCGGACCGGAAGGCCGCACAGCTCTTCGCCGACCGCGTCTTCCGGACCGTGTCCTCGGGCGCCGCACGGACCACCCTCGACGGACAGCACGTCCACCTCGCGGCGGAGCGATCGGTCCACCCCGAGACGGGGCAGTTGTCCGAACTGAAGCTGAAAGCAGCCGTGTCGGCCACCGACACCGAGTGCCCGCCCACGGTCGACTGCACCTTCCTCGCCGCGGCCGCCACCAACGGGCAGGTGGCGGGCCGGCCGGACGACGGAGTGCAGATCAAGTACATCGTCCTGCACGACACCGAGTCGTCCTACGACGCCGCGATCAAGACCTTCCAGACGGTGGGGTCCGGTGACTCGGCGCACTACGTCATGCGGGCCTCGGACGCGGCCGTCACGCAGATGACCCACACCAAGGACATCGCGTTCCACGCCGGCAACTACTGGTTCAACATGCACTCGATCGGCATCGAGCACGAGGGCCACGCCGCGCACGGCGCCACCTGGTACTCGCAGGCGCAGTATCAGGCGACGGCCGATCTGGTGACGTACCTCGCCGCGAAGTACGACATCCCGCTCGACCGCGAACACATCATCGGCCACGACAACGTGCCCGGCCCACAGGACAGTTACGTGCCGGGCATGCACTGGGACCCCGGTCCGTACTGGGACTGGACCGCGTTCATGGACATGGTCGCCCCGGCGGAGGGACCGAGCGCGCAGAGCGCCGCGCGCCACGTCCCGACGGTGGGCTCGGCGATCACCGTCAGCCCGAGGTTCGCGACCAACGAGCAGACCGTCCAGATCTGCCCGGCCGACGACCCCACCGGCGCCACCACCGCGTGCACCGACAGCACCGAGCCCGCCAACTTCCTTCCCGTGCGCACCGCCCCGAGCGCCGACGCGCCCCTGTTCGCCGACCCGGCCGTCCACCCCGGCGCGAGCGCGGGCACCGACTCGATCCACGACTGGGGCAGCACCGTCCAGGCGGGCCAGCAGTTCGTGGTGGCCGACGTCGACGGCGACTGGACGGCCATCTGGTTCAGCGGCGCGAAGGTGTGGTTCTACAACCCCCACGGCGTCAACACCTGTCCCGCGCCGGACGCCACGGTCCTCCACTCCGGCGACCAGCCCGCGACCCTCTACGGCTCCGGCTACCCGCAGGCGTCGGAGTACCCCTCGGGCCTGTCCCCGTCCACACAGAAACCCCTGACCGTCTACGCCTTCCCGGCGGGCCAGGCCTACGTCGCCACCCAACCACCGGTCAGCGCCGACGACTTCTTCGTCTCGGGCGACAGGTATGTCACGGGGGCGGCCAAGTACTACACCATTCAGTACAACCACCGGGTTGTCTTGGTCGACGCTTCGCAGGTGTCCTGA
- a CDS encoding WD40 repeat domain-containing protein encodes MNTFATPYTSRLTGHTADVVSTAFAPRNSVVATASWDRTVRLWDVRNAHRPVRLAVLSQPWRMLSVSFGRGGRVLATASERSVRLWDVTDPRAPAALSSLPESAAGPLWLVFRPGGDTIAVGHTDGVTRLWNVRDPRHPRWLATLPGHTGAVTSAAFSPDGHTLATTGDTTARLWDVTDPAEPRRLDVLRGHTDIVTSVAFSPDGRSLATGSWDHTARIWHLGDGGSQARPPTVLPGHTAIVWSVAFGPDGRTLVSVGGSTLFWDLTEPDRPRRVGAVPGGAYQAVFSPDGRVLANADRLLDLSLATHDDVVTSVAFAPGGRLLASASWDGTARLWQVTGGRALWPLAVLRGHTRFVRSVAFSPDGRTLVTASEDTTVRVWDVTDPRRPRLRSVLPCDAGEVAGAGFAPGGRLLVVWAQHGAGLWDLSDPGRPRPLSRIAEGGPDVTMASFRPDGRTLVTSTGNVGTLRFWDIGDPRSPRELPSPLRSLPLTDGVFSPDDRRLAAVHRPDRAVWLIDLGDLGSPPKVTRLRPSGSWLYALAFSPDGRRLAAGAADGKALLWDVRDTTTTAPAVLTGHANPVPAVAFGPQGDTLATGGNDFTIRLWDTGLDRVAARVCDSAYPRITRAEWARYFAATDFDPPCRARG; translated from the coding sequence ATGAACACCTTCGCGACGCCGTACACGAGCCGCCTCACCGGCCACACCGCCGACGTCGTCTCGACCGCCTTCGCTCCCCGGAACTCGGTGGTGGCCACCGCGAGTTGGGACCGCACGGTCCGGCTGTGGGACGTACGGAACGCCCACCGTCCCGTCCGGCTCGCGGTCCTGAGCCAGCCCTGGCGGATGCTGTCGGTCTCCTTCGGGCGGGGCGGTCGTGTCCTGGCGACGGCGAGCGAACGGTCGGTGCGGCTGTGGGACGTGACGGACCCGCGGGCGCCCGCCGCGCTGAGCTCCCTGCCGGAGTCGGCCGCCGGGCCGCTGTGGCTGGTGTTCCGGCCCGGCGGCGACACGATCGCCGTCGGTCACACCGACGGCGTGACCCGGCTCTGGAACGTACGGGACCCCCGGCATCCCCGATGGCTGGCCACCCTCCCCGGCCACACCGGCGCGGTCACCTCGGCCGCGTTCAGCCCGGACGGGCACACGCTGGCGACCACCGGAGACACCACCGCCAGGCTGTGGGACGTCACCGACCCCGCCGAGCCGCGCCGACTCGACGTGCTGCGCGGACACACCGACATCGTGACCTCGGTGGCGTTCAGTCCGGACGGCCGGAGCCTGGCGACCGGCAGTTGGGACCACACCGCACGGATCTGGCACCTCGGCGACGGCGGCTCCCAGGCCCGACCACCGACCGTCCTGCCCGGTCACACCGCGATCGTCTGGTCGGTGGCGTTCGGCCCCGACGGCCGCACCCTCGTCTCGGTCGGCGGGTCCACCCTGTTCTGGGACCTCACCGAACCGGACCGTCCCCGGCGCGTCGGCGCGGTTCCCGGCGGGGCCTACCAGGCCGTGTTCAGCCCGGACGGCCGCGTGCTCGCCAACGCCGACCGGCTGCTGGACCTGTCGCTCGCGACCCACGACGACGTCGTCACGTCCGTCGCGTTCGCCCCCGGCGGCCGGCTGCTCGCCAGCGCCAGTTGGGACGGCACCGCACGCCTGTGGCAGGTCACCGGCGGCCGGGCCCTGTGGCCGCTGGCGGTCCTGCGCGGACACACCAGGTTCGTCCGGTCCGTGGCCTTCAGCCCGGACGGCCGCACCCTCGTCACCGCGAGCGAGGACACCACCGTCCGCGTCTGGGACGTGACCGACCCACGAAGACCACGGCTCAGGTCGGTCCTTCCCTGCGACGCCGGCGAGGTCGCCGGGGCCGGGTTCGCCCCCGGCGGTCGGCTGCTCGTCGTATGGGCGCAGCACGGAGCCGGACTGTGGGACCTCTCCGACCCCGGGCGTCCCCGGCCGCTGAGCCGGATCGCCGAGGGCGGACCCGATGTCACGATGGCGTCGTTCCGGCCCGACGGCCGCACGCTGGTGACGAGCACGGGCAACGTCGGCACCCTGCGGTTCTGGGACATCGGCGATCCGCGCAGCCCGCGCGAACTCCCTTCCCCCTTGCGGTCGTTGCCGCTGACCGACGGCGTGTTCAGCCCCGACGACCGGCGCCTGGCCGCGGTCCACCGGCCGGACCGGGCAGTCTGGCTGATCGACCTCGGCGACCTCGGCAGCCCGCCGAAGGTGACACGGCTACGGCCGTCCGGCTCCTGGCTCTACGCCCTGGCCTTCTCCCCGGACGGCCGCCGACTGGCCGCCGGCGCGGCCGACGGCAAGGCCCTGCTGTGGGACGTACGCGATACGACCACGACTGCTCCCGCCGTCCTCACCGGCCACGCGAACCCGGTACCGGCCGTGGCGTTCGGCCCGCAGGGCGACACCCTGGCCACCGGCGGCAACGACTTCACGATCCGGCTGTGGGACACCGGCCTCGACCGGGTCGCCGCCCGCGTCTGCGACAGCGCGTACCCGAGGATCACCAGAGCCGAATGGGCACGGTACTTCGCGGCGACGGACTTCGACCCGCCCTGCCGCGCCCGCGGCTGA
- a CDS encoding nuclear transport factor 2 family protein, whose protein sequence is MEYCRRVNTGQLDSVLDLFADEARLVDPLGSEPVTGRAAIGARLAPALSTSLHEEPGRPYAAHDGRSVVLPATVTVGAPGLPPRRGAWTRVMGVLDVGEDGLIQELRVMWGVTDTSWSSGPTADEEHRKELARAHCLRINEGDVDGLLKLYSPRIRFEDPVGSWIRTGLETLRAHATMSVGSHVQETAGITVAAQDGRHAAVTVSATTDYLPSGPLLARHNLMTLPTPADSGRARIGIEYVMVIGVDGDGLIDEMRAYWGATDVSLLEPAG, encoded by the coding sequence CTGGAGTACTGCCGACGCGTCAACACCGGCCAACTGGACAGCGTGCTCGATCTGTTCGCGGACGAGGCGCGGCTCGTCGACCCGTTGGGCAGCGAGCCGGTGACCGGCCGCGCGGCCATCGGCGCCCGGCTGGCCCCGGCGCTGAGCACATCCCTCCACGAGGAGCCGGGCCGTCCGTACGCGGCCCATGACGGCCGTTCCGTCGTGTTGCCGGCCACCGTCACGGTGGGCGCACCGGGCCTGCCGCCGCGACGGGGGGCGTGGACCCGGGTGATGGGCGTCCTGGATGTGGGCGAGGACGGCCTCATCCAGGAACTGCGTGTCATGTGGGGTGTGACGGACACATCGTGGTCCAGCGGCCCGACGGCCGACGAGGAGCACCGCAAGGAACTCGCCCGCGCACACTGCCTGCGTATCAACGAGGGTGACGTGGACGGTCTGCTCAAGCTGTACTCGCCGCGTATCCGCTTCGAGGATCCGGTCGGCTCCTGGATCCGGACGGGCTTGGAGACCCTGCGTGCACACGCCACGATGTCGGTGGGCAGCCACGTCCAGGAGACGGCCGGGATCACGGTCGCCGCGCAGGACGGGCGCCACGCGGCGGTCACGGTCTCCGCGACGACGGACTACCTGCCCTCGGGTCCCCTCCTGGCCCGCCACAACCTGATGACCCTGCCGACTCCGGCCGACTCCGGCCGGGCCCGCATCGGCATCGAGTACGTGATGGTGATCGGCGTGGACGGCGACGGCCTCATCGACGAGATGCGCGCGTACTGGGGGGCGACCGACGTCTCGCTGCTCGAACCGGCGGGGTGA